The genomic stretch TCAGACTAAAGCTGTCCACATGAACATCCAATCAGACCAAAGCTGTCCCTGTGAGTGTCCAGTCAGACCAAAGCTGTTCACAGGAATGTCCAATCAGACCAAAGCTGTCCCTGTGAATGTCCAATCAGACCAAAGCTGCCCACATGAACATCCAATCAGACCAAAGCTATCCACAGGAATATCCAATCAGAGCAGAGCTGTCCACATGAATGTCCAATCAAACCAAAGATGTCCACATGAATATCCAATCAGAACAAAACTGTCCACATGAATGTCCAATCAGACCAAAGCTGTCCACATGAACATCCAATCAGACCAAAGCTGTCCACAGGAATGTCCAATCAGACCAAAGCTGTCCACATGAATATCCAAACACACCAAAACTGTCCCTGTGAATGTCCAATCAGACCCAAGCTGTCCACATGAATGTCCAATCAGACCAATGCTGTCCACATGAATGTCCAATCAGACCAAAGCTGTCCACATGAATATCCAAACACACCAAAACTGTCCACATGAATGTCCAATCAGACCAAAGCTGTTCACAGGAATGTCCAATCAGACCAAAGCTGTCTCTGTGAATGTCCAATCAGACCAAAGCTGCCCACATGAACATCCAATCAGACCAAAGCTATCCACAGGAATATCCAATCAGAGCAGAGCTGTCCACATGAATGTCCAATCAAACAATAGATGTCCACATGAATATCCAATCAGACCAAAGCTGTTCACAGGAATGTCCAATCAGACCAAAGCTGTCCCTGTGAATGTCCAATCAGACTAAAGCTGTCCCTATGAATGTCCAATTAGACCAACGCTGTCCACAGAAACGTCCAATCAGACCAAAGCTGTCCTTTTGAATATCCAATCAGACCCAAGCTGTCCCCGTGAATGTCCAATCAGACCAAAGCTGTCCACATTAACATCCAATCAGAACAAACCTGTTCACAGGAATGTCCAATCAGACCAAAGCTGTCCCTGTGAATGTCCAATCAGACTAAAGCTGTCCCTATGAATGTCCAATTAGAGCAACACTGTCCACATGAATGTCCAATCAGACCAAAGCTGTCCACATGAATGTCCAATCAGACCAAAGCTGTCCACATGAATGTCCAATCAGACTAAAGCTGTCCCTATGAATGTCCAATTAGACCAACGCTGTCCACAGGAACGTCCAATCAGACCAAAGCTTTCCTTTTGAATATCCAATCAGACCCAAGCTGTCCCCGTGAATGTCCAATCAGGAAGTGTTTTGAAACCCAGCCGAATcgtaattaaatgtttattttcttcttttcacCTGTTCCCTGCTCTTACAGTAAAGTGCCCCGCCCCCAGGCTCCATTTCAAAAagctgacgttaacattcacaCTTCTGTTTTCTTCAGAATCatgatatttttgaaaatacatttagaaTGTTACAAAAGTTTATTTTGAACTCAAGCATTAACCCTTTACTGCACTGACCTTATTTAACCTTTTCTATTAAAACAAGTTCATTTAATCTGTTTAAATtcatctgaacacacacacacacacacacacacacacacacacacacacacacacacacactgatactaaggtttttgtgtttattttcaattaaatgttatttataacACGTTTATCACAACAGAAAGTTGTCACAGAGCAGTTTTACTGAGATCCGGGTCTGAGCTCCTATGAGTGAGCCCAGGGCCACTGTGccaaagaaaaactccctcagcgcacgaggaagaaaccttgtaaggaaccaagactcatacagagaacccatcctcctcgggtcgacaacagagacacaacagacaacagaacagaagtaaaagtgaactgatggAGACAGTGAGTTACAGTAAATTGAAGGTGaaacattagtgatgtatgagtctgaggaaggaggaggattCTGTAGCAGGGTAAAGgcaggtgcagagttaatttgagataaaacattAACCTTGCACGGCCAGGCGTGATactgtagatgagacaaggccaggatcttgtacaggactcacagggtcaggggctggagCAGGTCACAAGAGGCACAGGAGAAAAACATAGACAAAGGGGGTAAATTAAAGGGGTTAATAGTCTCATGGTAAAGCAGGGGCAAGGTTGCCCTGCAAAAGGTATCCacaggccagagagagagagagagagagagagagagagagagagagagagagagagagagagagagagagagagagagagagaagagcgagagagagagagagagagagagagagagagagagagagagagagaaagagcgagagagaaagaaagagagagaaagagagagtctgGTGAGTGGGATTTAAAGATTGAAAATGATTGAGTGAATATAAACAGCTtcataaatctcattttctaTATAAGAATAAGtctttgcacagtgctgtactgTGTTGTAATGTTCTGTTTGGGTGTTTGACCTGTGCAGTGTCCACTCAGCACAAACGACACAAACAACACTGACAGTTAAGGGCTATCTGTGGTTCCTCTGCTAATCCGACTTTAATCTGTGGTTAAGGAAGCTCcaacacagtgaaacaaacacaaacacatctacTGCGTCCACCTTAAGAAGATTAAACCCACAGTTAGAGTTAACGTGCGTGAGTTAAGGCTCCGGAGCTAACACAGCTTTGAGGAAAAGGGAAGAGAAAGTGATGACCCCCTCACACCCTCAGCAGCACATCATAACTTTGCAATAAAGAGTCAGCGTCATTTTTATTCGGGCATAACATCTGGAGCCAGACTCTGCATTTCAGAGTGTGTATCAGCTGCAGGAGGATGGAGGAATACTCCAGCAGCTACAGGAGGATGGAGATGGACGCAGGAGTCCGGAAGTCATTGAAAGGTTTGGAGAATCAGCTTCACGCTGAACTCTCATTTTTCTGAGCAGCGTTTGTTGAATTAAACTTAGACAAATACTTGCTTTAAAGAAGTTTATGATCAAATTAACACACAATGTGTTGTTTAAACTCTTCTTTTTAAAGAATAAAGTGTGTAttctgtaacattttaaaataacagaCCACACCTGGGGCGTTTAAATCGAGATCTGGAGGAGAACAAAAACGTCTTAATCTGTAATAAATACATCTatgatctgtttatttttcagattGTATCCATGGCAACCGCAGCCTTGTGGTCCAGGTGTCACTCGGACTGGTGGTCTTCATCCTGTTTGTGATGGTGTTTGTCGTATGTGAGTGTTGTATCTGTGTtacctttgtgtctgtgtgtacggAGCCAAGACTGATGATGTgttcccctgtgtgtgtgtgtgtgtgtgtggtgttccaGTTGGTTTCCAGGAGAGGAAATTCGCAGAGTTGGAGCGCTCCGTGTTGAGTCACAATTCTTCCCTGAACTCTGTGAATTCTGAGCTGAAAAACAACCTGAAAGGCTCAGgtaataaatcttttttttttttcttaactgcAACATGACCTCGGGTGTGAGAAGGGTGcagtgttattatttattattattaatattaatatcatcTCCTACCGTCACTGTGTCCTAAAGTTTGGGGACGCCTGTTTGTCCAGTTTTCTGCTGAAAAATGATCACAGAAGTGAAACATCTGCGGtttgggactgtgttctcttttCACATTACTTTCCTTTTATGGGCATGAGGTCAAACACAGAATGGTCACCAGTTTAGCTTCAAAGCTTTTAAGAGAGGACTGTTACAGTTTAgttgttatttattgttgttgttgttgtaagaATATGTTTGTTGTTGCTTTAATGTGTTGTGGTTTGAAGGTGCTGAGGTACAGAAGAATGTATCTATGTGgtttaatatgtgtgtgtgtatgtgtgtgtgtgtgtgtgtactgaaggTGCTGAGGTGCAGAAGGTGATGGCAGAAATGAAGGTGTCCGTGTCCAGTCTGAGTTCGTATGTGGACATGTTCACTTCCAGAATCCAGACTCAGCTCACCTCTGGTGGGTTCAGCTTTAGTCAAGGGTGTGTTGAgggtgggtgagtgagggagagggtAGGGGGGTAAGGGTGGGTGTGAGGGTGGGGGGTTTGGGGTTTGGACATAGACTACgtcacattttattaatatattgtatataacaTGTTTACgcccttttatttcagaaaggaaagagaaagtgacAGGTCTGAATACACCAGCAAGTAAAGGggaggggcctatcttttaggctgtGTACAGAATATGGCTGACAtcttggatcaagggcaagtttttccaatagGAAGGTGACATGTATCATATCTGAGAAGAACAGAATTGTCTAAGAAACTGATCACTGCAATTAGATTTGCAACAATTCTTGTGGTTCAAAAGTTATCAACTTGACTCGACCACTCAGCACTGTCTTCAGACAGAATGGATGGGGATAATTTTTCCTGTAGCACTGTCAGTTAACACTGAGCATTTAGTGTCTGGTCAAGCTGGTAATGAGACTGTAATGAGGCTGCAACGAGCCTGCAATGAGACTTTAATGAGGTTGCAACAAGCCTGTAATGAGGCTGCAATGAGCCTGTAATGAGACTGTAATGAGGCTGCAACGAGCCTGTAATGAGACTGTAATGAGTCTGCAATGAGTCTGCAATGAGCCTGTAATGAGACTGTAATGAGGCTGCAACAAGCCTGTAATGAGCCAGTAATGAGGCTGCAACGAGCCTGTAATGAGACTGTAATGAGGTTGCAACAAGCCTGTAAATAGGCTGTAATGAGCCTGTAACCAGCCTGTAATTACGTTGTAATGACCCTGTAACGAGCCTGTAATTAGGTTGTAAAGAACCTGTAATGAGCCTGTAATGAGGCTGTAATGAGTCTTTTATGAGACTGTAATAAACTTATAACGAGCCTGTAATGAGGTTGTAATGAGGCTGTAACGAGCCTGTAATGAGACTGTAACGAGCCAGTAATGAGGCTGTAATGAGCCTGTAATGAGACTGTAATGAGGCTGCAACGAGCCTGTAATGAGACTGTAATGAGGCTGCAATGAGCCTGTAACGAGCCTGTAATGAGCCTGCAACAAGCCTGTAATGAGACTGTAATGAGCCAGTAATGAGGCTGTAATGAGCCTGTAACGAGCCTGTAATGAGGTTGTAACGAACCTGTAATGAGGTTGTAATGAGCCTGTAATGAGGCTGTAATGAGTCTTTTATGAGACTGTAACAAACCTATAACAAGCCTGTAATGAGGTGGTAATGAGCCTGTAATGAGGCTGTAACGAGCTTGAAATGAGACTGTAACAAGCCAGTAGTGAGGCTGTAATGAGACTGTAATGAGGCTGCAACGAGCTTGTAATGAGGCTGCAATGAGCCTGTAATGAGCATGTAATAAGCCTGCAACGAGCCTGTATTAAGACTGTAATGAGCCAGTAATGAGGCTGTAATGAGCCTGTAATGAGCTAGTAATGAGGCTGTAATGAGTCTGTAATGAGACTGTAATGAGGCTGCAACGAGCCGGAAATTGAGACTGTAATGAGGCTGCAATGAGCCTGTAATGAGACTGTAACGAGCCTGTAATGAGGTTGTAATAAGCCTGTAATGAGGCTGTAACGAGCCTGTAATGAGACTGTAACGAGCCAGTAATGAAGCTGTAATGAGCCTGTAATGAGACTGCAATGAGGCTGTAATGAGCCTGTAATGAGGCTGCAATGAGCCTGTAGTGAGACTGTAATGAGGCTGCAACAAGCCTGTAATGAGACTGTAATGAGGTTGCAACGAGCCTGTAAATAGGCTGTAACGAGCCTGTAATGAGCCTGTAACGAGGTTGTAACAAGCCTGTAATGAGGCTGTAACGAGTCTTTAATGAGACTGTAACGAACTTGTAACGAGCCTGTAATGAGGTTGTAATGAGCCTGTAATgaggctgtaacaagcctgtaATGAGACTGTAATGAGCCAGTAATGAGGCTGTAATGAGCCTCTAATGAGAGTGTAACGAACCTGTAATGaacaacaaatattaaaattttcTGTGTTGATAACTTTTGAAGTACAAAAGTTATTACAAATCTGATTGTGGCAATCAATTCCTGAGacaatttttttcttctttgataTGCCACATTACCATCTTCCAATTGGAAAACCTTGCCCTTGAGCCAATATGGCAGCTTTCAAGATGAAGGCCATGTTCCGGACACAACCTAAATATAGGCCCCTCCCTCACTGAGGTATTCAGGTCTGTCATTTTCCCCCTTTCCTTTCTGCAATAAAAGACTGAGACTTTGGACACtctctgtatattttttatatatttattgttattctCTGTTAATATCGGTGTTAAATGTGCAGGAAAATGTCTGATTCATACTTATTTGAGTGAAATGTTGAGAAAGAAGAGTGTCCAGAGAGTGCTGTATTTTCCTGgatgtgtgactgtgtctgtTATGGACAGGACCCCAAATGAAGAAACTCTCTGAGCTCCAGACGTTAATCAACAGCCTGGGCTCTTCTCTCGGATCCGTTAACTCTCAGATACAGAGCAAACTGCAGAGCACAGGTCAGAGCTCCTCTCTTCACCACCAGGGGGACCCAGGGGCAACCTCTCGCTGCTCATCTGCTAAATTTACAGCAGAGAAAACGTTCTAATGTTGCGTTCAAAGTGAAATCTATGTTGATTTTGGAATGAAACTATTCAGCATTTTCAATTATGTACCGCAACACTGGGTCATATATgtaccttaaaataacagctacAAAATCAGCTGCTCCGGGCTCAGCCCtccagaaactacactatgtagcttttgggGGAGGGCAGGATACAACCCTGTTCTCTCTcgaccttgatttcaggacagtgctgtaaaggtgaattacactctgtgaCTGTAGGGGGAAGCCCTGGAGCAAAATAtcacctagtgtttctttaaacagAGACCTAAAGAATCATTTTATGAATCTATGAAAATGTAGATAATTTTAAACATCTATTAAAATTTAGAactcttttacattttataaaaattatataaaaatctactgtaattaaatgtacagtttTTAGCTGCCGCTCTGAATCACTTCTGAGTCGTTTGAGAGAATCAGAATTACAAAaacaatttgttttaaaaatataaaacgttatatttcaatatgttttaatgtttttattaaacgttgtttgttggtttttctTCAGACGGTCAGTTCTCGGAGATGAAGAGTTTCCTGGACACTTTAAACTCCTCCGTGTCTGAGATTACAGTCAAACTCCAGGACACAGGTAAACAATCAGAGAGAGACCAACCTCCCAACTCCATCTGTGTCACTCTTCTTTACGCTCAGAGACAATGTaggctttatttttattcttaatttAGTAAAATAACCTTCCTCTCTGTGTAGTTAGTTTTTATGACAGTGATGCTGTGGATTACAGAACTGTTTTGGTTTGTATTATCACTacgttttacatttacatttacatttatgcatttggcagacgcttgtatccaaagtgacttacaaaagagatctaaggatctaacattcgaactacagcactttatacaaaataccttacattaagtgcaatatgccaggaagtaataagtgcattaaagaaagacattcagtgcaaaagatactctcggaagagctgggttttcaatgatttcttgaatgcagagagggtttctgttgctctgatagtgcttggaagctcgttccaccagcgtggtaccagagatgagaatagcctcgactgacctgtatggggggttggtcgtgttagttggcgctcctttgaggaacggagagggcgggcgctaacgtatggttttaagagtctattgaggtagatgggagcagaaccagtgaatactctgaaggccatcattagtgatttgaatttgatgcgagcagctaagggtagccaatgcagctcaactaataggggcgtgacatgtgctctttttggttggttgaagaccaggcgtgctgccgcattctggatcatctgtagcggtttcacagcacaggccggaagacctgtcaggagggcgttgcaatagtctagacgggagattactaacgtctgaacgaggagctgtgttgtatgttgagttaggtatggtctaatcttccttatgttgaatagggagaagcggcacgatcgagctacaacggtaacgtgatctgtgaaggtcagctggtcatcaaccatgacacctaggtttcttacaaccttggtgggagccactgatagggactctagcttgatgctaaCGTTTTTCATGTTACTGTCTAATTACACGTGTATTACTTTAGTTTTATAACTGATCACAGTTTAGCTGTTGGTTCTGAATATTCAGGGTttgtttttaatgctttttgGGAACAGTCCCTCGTCACGACTCGAACTTCAGAGAAATAAAAGACTCTCTGACGGATCTCAAGTCATCCCTGGTTTCGTTTGACTCTAAACAACAGAAACAAGCACAGGATTCAGGTgagactcactcattcattcattcactaacccaatcactcactcactcactcactcactcactcactcactcactcactcattcaaccactcacttattcactcactcactcactcactcactcactcactcactcactcactcagtaactcactcactcactcgttcactcactcactcactcactcactcactcactcactcactcactcacccgtccactcactcattcatccgCTCACTAACTCATtcaaccattcattcacacgcccacccattcacatactcattcattcattcattcattcattcattcattcattcatccatccattcattcattcattcacccacacactcactcactcattcacacactcactcatgcagCCGCTCACCTGTGCACTCAGTTAcccacttactcactcactcactcactcacttacccactcactcactcactcactcactcactcactcactcactcacttacccattcactcactcactcacttacccaCTCGTTCactcgttcactcactcactcactcactcactcactcattcactcacccactcactcactcactcattcatttacccacttgttcactcactcactctgtttaTATCTCAAAAGGCATTTCCTCTTCGCCTGTGTGtgaagtgtttatttgtgtCCTCAGAGGAGCGGGTGATGGCAGCACtcagtgaaataaaaatgaaggtgGCTGACAGTGATAAAGCAGCAGGTACGATGCTAACGCTAACAGGGCTCTTCTTCactttacactgacacctagtgtccTGGATGTGTCGGGGATTCTGTACTGACCCCTACATTAAAAGTCTCTCTGGAAAACATCTGTAAACTGTAGATAAGCAGGACACAGCTGATTATAGATCAACAAACACTCACTACACTCTCTCTGTGGTAGCAGCCTCAAGGGAACatttactgtacctttaattagggaatatAATGGTTCCTTATTCTAGATTTAAAGTTGTGTTATTATCATATGCCCCGCTTCATCTCCACTtctattctccacagttgtataaggaaagattacagagatcccgtgtgcgtaggtgtgattgtgtgagtgaatgtgtcgccctgtgaaggactggcgccccctccagagtgtgttcccaccttgtgtccagtgattctgagaaAACGGAcaaatggacacacacacacacacacacacacacacacacagtttcctAATATCCTTGTGTATGAATGTATTATTGATCATGTTTTCCTTTTATCTCATGTCTCAGAGTCTCAGAACCGGACTCTGAGTGAGGTGCTGAAGCTGTCGACTTCTCTGCAGACTCTGTCCTCCAGATTCCAGAGCGCaggtgaggatgaggatgaggatgaggatgatggTCTGTTGTTTATTTGGTTCGTGTGACTGTGAGCTCCTCTGCTGTTTCTCCTCAGACGAGCAGGTGAAGACAGCTCTGGGAGAGGTGAAGGGGAAGCTGGAGGGCAGCAGTAAAGCAGCAGGTGAGGAACAGAGTGGCATGTGTTTActgtaataaagttttaagaCGCTCTGGAGACTTctccacacttcacacacactctccaccaacacaaCTCTGTGTAAAACACACTGAAGCTGAGGGACAGGAATGAAGGGGCTTCTACACTCTCTCCTGGTGTGGGGAACTTGTTAAAGACAGGGACAAGCAACACATTCTGGGTCAGAACCCCGTCGTTAAAGCACTGATCTGATCTGTCGCGCTCAGACTGAATATCAGAAATCTGTTTACACCAACTACATCTCCAAACAGCCACAGTCTGGGCTCCGTCACACTCTGTAAACATCCtgccactcacacagtcattctgataaagtgtaatacactacaggaagtgtaggaggtgctaaagcatgttttttttttaactttaaaaccTCTGTATAATGCTATGCAATGTTCCTACAACCCACACAGTCATTGTGACAGAGAGTAATACACTACAGAAGtcagattattcattcattcattattaatcTGTTATTAATATCTGTTTCCTTTTATTTCCTGTGTCTCAGAGTCTCAGGAAAAGATTCTTTCTGAGGTGTTGAAGCTGTCGTCTTCTCTGCAGTCTCTGTCCTCCAAACTCCAGAGCACAGGTGaggatgatgacgatgatggttgttgttgttgttgttgttgttgtcgttgtgtggttcatttatttacttttatgttGTGTCTCAGAAGAGAGAGTGATTTCTGCTCTGACGGCACTGAAAGCTAAAGACGGGAGCAGCAGTGGAACAGCAGGTGATTaatcattaaaggagcagtcagtcacTCCTCtcttccacacacagagacacagacagcagcacattcacagACAGACGCCTCCTCAGACACGGGGTGGACGTCAGGGACCAATCAAAATGTAGAACACAGGAAAAATACAGATGTCTCCAGGAAAAAATTAACTAAACAAGAAGCAGGAAAAACGTGCCGCTTTGTATTAGCTACTTTCCTGGCGCCTCATGTAAACTCTGCTCCATCCCAAACATCGCTCTCCTCccatagtgcactttaaagctTTACAAATATAACTCTACTACACCAATGCTTTATTTACTAcagagtgtagaggaagatgtttgagattcagtgGTGAGGAGGTGTAACTGCAGACACCAGCACAGAAGAATTAACGCTCTGCATCCAGTGAACAGTGAAGTAAAAACCAGGTTTAGGGCAGATTCTCAGGATgctccaggccactaggggtcagtgtaaTGGTTGTTTCATAACATGAATAAGAGTAATTTATTTGAGTTGTTAGATATTGATAGCTTCTCGCTAATGTGCTCTGTAAGTGCTGCActgtttaaagtggagcggCAAATGATTCTCTTTatgtctttaaataaatacaatgttATTTCCACAGTTTCTCATTGGTTTAATTCTGACTGCTCTCTGCTTTGCAGATGTTTCCAGCTGTAAACCCGGATGGACTCCGTTTGGATCcaaatgttttttattctccaaagacaaactgaactggCACCAGGCTCGAGACTACTGCAAATCCCAGAATGCTTTGCTGCTCAAATTGGAAGCTGCTGATGAATgggtgaaaaacacacacacacacacacacacacacacacacacacacaagtccgAGTTAAGATGTTGGAGTGTGTGAAGTGTATCAGCCCAGTTCTGTGTTAACCCTCTCCTCTCTGGCTCTGCTGTGTTCTCCAGGACTTTGTGATTAGGAAAATTCCAGAATTTTTCTGGGTCGGACTCACGGATGAAAAGACGGGGCAGTGGCGGTGGGCCGATGAGACGCCTTACGTCATGAACTCAGAGTAAGAGACTTTACAACTCACACTGCACTCAAACTACCTTCACTTTACTGGTGTTCCAGCCTGACCCTCTCAGTGAGGACCGTCcacattaaaggtgcaatcaacAATTTTCCATCATCAAACATTAGCCAACATTATTCATTAAAGTCGGTTTACTGCTTTTTAATTTCTCTATTCCAGTGtttcttaaactttttaaaCCAAGTACCAGCcgttatcaaaccaaaacctccaagtaacACCTTGTGAGTAAGACCTTCTGAGTctcaccacagaaacatgtggccCCTGTTTCCTCCTCTGCTCCAGGGCGTAAAGCAAAGTCTGGCTTgaaatttttcatgtttttgatgcttttttaaaatttattttcatactttaaacaaaataattctaaaatatttataaaaaattataGAGTGAATACAAATAACTATAGACATAAACAGTGTCAGGCTATGTAAACAAGATAGACACTCGCAGGTTTTTAGCAGAAACAGTTTTACTTCACAGAAGTTATAGTACAAAGCATACTGTAAGAAGAGAGCAGTCACAACCAAAAGGGAAATCTAGAGAATTGTAATGCACAGGGCGAGGTCAAAAACTCAAAGTATCAAACACTAGCAGTCCGAATCCAAAAGACAGGGTCAAGAGAAACGTAAGAGTGGGTCATACATGGGATGACTTTCACAATCAAGATACGCTCAGTATGTAACAGAAGggttagcaatacttcgcaaatGACAAATGCCAAAGCCTGGGTTAATATACTAACTGAATAATTATGTCCAGATAAATAACAGCTGTGACTCAAAACTCAGGTAACCCGGAGCACACCAAAGAGTTCTCATTGGCTGATGGAGTCATGTGACTATCCGCTGAACCATGGGAACTGAAGTCCCCAGAGTAAGTCACAGACTCAAGTGGCAATGCGGCGTGAAGTGAGGGAGGAAGCGAGGCGTCCACAGAGACAGCTGTGACAAACAGATGGTtctaaacacaattatacatttatgagaacatttaaaatttaggggaaatatttttttatgaaaaaataaaaatgtgaagagatcagtttaatatcatgtagtggatatgatgaatgtgtattaatttctaataagaaattttgactttctgaagatgtgattttaaatacccaagcttttgctagttttcagagacatctctaaccaagatcgtaaggtgagataaacctccagagcaggcccTTAAAAAcccctccaaagaccctttttatgacttaaggaccACCAGGGTCAAggaaagaatgcagagagacacagagactcaatcttgattgaaacccacaatgccctctt from Hoplias malabaricus isolate fHopMal1 chromosome 2, fHopMal1.hap1, whole genome shotgun sequence encodes the following:
- the LOC136687002 gene encoding C-type lectin domain family 4 member F-like, which translates into the protein MEEYSSSYRRMEMDAGVRKSLKDCIHGNRSLVVQVSLGLVVFILFVMVFVVFGFQERKFAELERSVLSHNSSLNSVNSELKNNLKGSGAEVQKVMAEMKVSVSSLSSYVDMFTSRIQTQLTSGPQMKKLSELQTLINSLGSSLGSVNSQIQSKLQSTDGQFSEMKSFLDTLNSSVSEITVKLQDTVPRHDSNFREIKDSLTDLKSSLVSFDSKQQKQAQDSEERVMAALSEIKMKVADSDKAAESQNRTLSEVLKLSTSLQTLSSRFQSADEQVKTALGEVKGKLEGSSKAAESQEKILSEVLKLSSSLQSLSSKLQSTEERVISALTALKAKDGSSSGTADVSSCKPGWTPFGSKCFLFSKDKLNWHQARDYCKSQNALLLKLEAADEWDFVIRKIPEFFWVGLTDEKTGQWRWADETPYVMNSERWSPGQPDDWKDHGLGEEGEDCAHLLTTGLLNDNHCSVLMKYICKT